A genomic stretch from Flavobacterium sp. KS-LB2 includes:
- a CDS encoding M48 family metallopeptidase, whose product MKKHLIVGIFAVGLVYSCATNPITGKKNFNIVSNTELFPTSFQQYGTFLKENKVITGTADARKVEAVGMRIKAAAEKYLTYLGQSQYLQDYRWEYKLIDNKEVNAWCMPGGKIVVYSGILPVTLNDSGLATVMGHEVSHALANHGAQRMSASQLQQLGAVGVAVATGGKSEQTQQIWGQAYGLGSQFGVMLPFSRGHETEADKIGLTLMAIAGYNPDESITFWSRMAAQSSGQAPPEFMSTHPSDATRIANLKALIPEAKALAAKVGVIYK is encoded by the coding sequence ATGAAAAAGCATTTAATAGTAGGGATTTTTGCAGTAGGATTAGTTTATTCTTGTGCAACGAATCCTATAACAGGGAAAAAAAATTTTAATATTGTTTCAAACACTGAATTGTTTCCAACATCGTTTCAACAATATGGTACTTTCTTAAAAGAAAATAAGGTAATTACCGGAACTGCAGATGCTAGAAAAGTGGAAGCAGTTGGGATGCGAATTAAAGCTGCTGCAGAAAAATATTTGACTTATTTAGGGCAATCACAATATTTGCAAGATTACCGTTGGGAATACAAATTGATTGACAATAAAGAGGTGAATGCTTGGTGTATGCCTGGAGGGAAAATTGTTGTTTATTCCGGGATTTTGCCAGTAACATTGAATGATTCAGGTTTAGCAACAGTAATGGGGCATGAAGTATCTCACGCTTTAGCAAATCATGGTGCGCAACGTATGAGCGCATCTCAATTGCAACAATTAGGAGCTGTAGGAGTAGCTGTAGCAACTGGAGGTAAAAGTGAACAAACACAACAAATATGGGGACAAGCATATGGTTTGGGTTCTCAGTTTGGTGTAATGCTTCCTTTTAGTAGAGGTCATGAAACGGAAGCTGATAAAATTGGACTTACTTTAATGGCAATTGCGGGATATAACCCGGATGAATCGATTACTTTTTGGTCTAGAATGGCTGCCCAATCTTCTGGACAAGCACCACCCGAATTTATGAGTACGCACCCTTCTGATGCAACAAGAATTGCAAATTTGAAAGCTTTAATCCCAGAAGCTAAAGCTTTAGCTGCTAAAGTTGGAGTTATTTATAAGTAA